The DNA region TTGtgctctttgtaattataattgagttatttgttgaaaaaacaaacattaattaatcaagaacaaaacgattgagaaatggtcctcttaataacctcaccaatatgccaaacaaaagattaccaggactacaaacatttagcaaaataggctttacttatccacaacgaagtgcacatgttggcattacaaaaggaccagtgaGACTgattaaaatgttatgaatgtctcagccttcatatgacgaaaaaaaaaaacagcctgtgtcactatgatctgtctcgtcatctgacgtcctgcctgtgtttctgccgttctcattgcttatcaatctgttttgctatccttgtttatttattttatccgtataggtgttgatgttcaatttcatatattaatttcaagtcgtccaatttcaagtcatccattcttcaacactagctgctaccttgtcttcaaacagaaagtaacgttatatctccatggcaacagctcttgagggtttggcaaataatcggatttattgcttccttcattattcacagcaaaataaataattttcgttacatttcatagatttattaccagactctatgtaaaaagggccacgcacaactcacggaaaatgataaaaaatggaagccagatctatatctgaattttcggtgcggacattctgtacgtacgttctgtttccacgtctgttttAGCCATTCTcactgggcctcattgtcgaccctacctaggaaaagatctctgccggattcatgaacgcctggatattagttttttaaagcttaaacgtgtccgtagctgtgcactgattcttaagcccaattatctccgctggtgggagcgtgctcacctgtgtgtgcgcgcacgtgtctgtgtgtgtgtgtttgtgcgcatcgcggcggaactccgccatgcgcgatacagagagcagagaattgtaaatgcgcgaccatgtagagacagaaattacatgccgtcgtgtaaataagataaataacatgaggctatttattttgtttaataaaagaacaagctatagacctgttctataggaaaggtaaccttaaattacttccgttgtgatctggcgctttatagaaaataaaattgaacaaaattaacttgaccttccagggggggcggggggtgccgttgggggggcggggcgcccccctaatataacggtaggggaaacactgatctTCCATAACATAAACAACATATTGACACAAACAATGCTTGTGTCATGGATAAACTATGTGTGATGATTAACTGTGTACTATGATAAACCCATAACATGAGTAGTTCTTGCTGTCATATTTTTCCCCAAGTCAatacagtgtaatttcttcCATTATAAACATTTTATCAGTTGATGATTACTGATATAAggtcttaaaaaacacattattcagTGTTTATGAATGAGTTCTAAAATGCTTATTAGGGCACCTTTTAACTAAAGTGCTACCATTAAGGTTGAGATAAACATAAGTACAGTCTGTAAATGTTCTGGTACTATGGTTCTATGGCATAATGACCATTTAACAAGATTCATGCAATGCAAAGTGTGACCAAATATTTGTACTTTAGGTGTTAGAGGAGAAGATCATCACCTTTGTGAAGAATGAACTGAAGACATTCAAGAGGATGCTGAGTCCAGATTACCAAGAGAACTTTGAGAGTAaagaggagaatgagagtgatGTCAGAGAAGGGGCTCTGAAGATGGCACTGCACTTCCTTAAGAATATGAAGCTGAAAGATCTCGCTGACAAACTGCATCAAAGTAAGAATTCTTCCTTCTCGCATTTGTATTGATTTGTAGCTGCATTAGCAACAAAGTAATTATTACATTTTGGTGTCAGTGGCTTACAAAACATTATtatgttttaatattttgtgaaaTAGATGAGCTGGACGTAGTTTGTCAGACTGAGCtaaaaagaaatctcaagaacAAGTACCAGAGTGTGTTTGAAGGAATACGCAAGCAAGGAAGCTCTGCTCTTCTAGACAAGGTCTACACAGaggtctacatcacagagggaggaagtggaaaagTAAATGAAGAGCATGAAGTCAGACAGATTGAGTCAAGATCCAAGAGACCAGCTGGACAGGAGACATCAATcaaatgcagtgacatctttaaacccTTACCTGGCCAAGACAAACCAATCAGAAGTGTCGTCACAAAAGGAGTTGCTGGCATTGGTAAAACTGTTTCAGTTCAGAAGTTCATCCTGGACTgggcagagggaaaagaaaaccagGATATCCACTTCATATTTCCACTGCTGTTTAGGGAGCTCAACctcatgagagaaaaacagctctctttGATGGATCTCCTCCACCACTTCTTCACAGAAATAAAGCAGTCAACTTTTCCCAGCCAAGGGAAGTGCAAAGTGTTGTTCATCTGTGATGGTTTGGATGAATGTCGACTCCAACTAGACTTTCAGAATAATGAAAGTTTGACTGATGTGACAAAGGTCACCTCATTGGACGTACTCCTGACAAATGTCATCAAGGGTAAtctgctcccctctgctttactttggattacctctcgaccagcagcagccaataaaatccctcctgagtgtGTTGACCGGGTCACAGAGGTACAAGGgttcaatgacccacagaaggaggagtacttcaggaagaggatcAGTGATCAGAATCTTGCCAGCAGAGTCGTCTCTCACGTCAAATTATCAAGGAGCCTCCACATTATGTGCCACATACCAGTGTTCTGCTGGATTGCTGCTACTGTTCTTGCAGTGATTCTTGGCTCTTCAGGAGGTGGACAGATTCCAAAGACTTTGACAGAGATGTATACCTATTTCCTTATTTTCCAAACCAAACAGAGGAGCTTAAAGTTTGAAAATGTGCAGGACCTTGATCCACAGTGGAACCAGAAAGTTATCCTTGGTCTTGGAAAGTTGGCATATGAACAGTTAGAGAAGGGTAATCTGATTTTCTATGAAGAAGACCTAAAAGAGTCtggcattgatgtcagagaGGCAGCAGTATGCTCTGGCATCTGCTCCCAGATCTTTCAAGAAGAATCAGGGCTTTATCAAGGAAAGGTTTTCTGCTTTGTGCATTTAAGTGTCCAGGAGTATCTTGCagctttgtatgtgtttttgatgATGGCAGTTAAAGGGAAAGACATAATATCCAGACACCAAGCTCCTGAAAAATCCCTTACTCTTTGGAAAAGGATATTGAATGTGTCTCCTTCAATGGAGGAATCCATGATCATCTTACACAAGAGTGCCGTGGACAAAGCTTTGGAGCATGAAGATGGACGCTTAGACCTATTTCTCCGTTTccttcttggcctctctctggagtctAACCAGACCCTCCTGCATGGCCTACTACAGAGAGGACAAAATCAGATGGGCAATGAAGAAACAATCAGTTACATTAAGGAAAAGATCAGGGAGGTTCCTTCATCAGAAAGGGTCATCAACCTCTTCCACTGCCTGCATGAACTCAATGATCACTCCTTAGTGGAAG from Clupea harengus unplaced genomic scaffold, Ch_v2.0.2, whole genome shotgun sequence includes:
- the LOC122128544 gene encoding NLR family CARD domain-containing protein 3-like; the encoded protein is MEETAAKTSLSEGGKVKESSSRSLIHQERPTSPVPTCVSMKSDESVDRFINFKNADYTDASRSLIHEDRPPSPVPTCVSMKSDMSVNRMINFQNADYTDASRGQMQEWDPDAVSDPFTKSQQEDLKHIFQVLEEKIITFVKNELKTFKRMLSPDYQENFESKEENESDVREGALKMALHFLKNMKLKDLADKLCISNKVIITFWCQWLTKHYYVLIFCEIDELDVVCQTELKRNLKNKYQSVFEGIRKQGSSALLDKVYTEVYITEGGSGKVNEEHEVRQIESRSKRPAGQETSIKCSDIFKPLPGQDKPIRSVVTKGVAGIGKTVSVQKFILDWAEGKENQDIHFIFPLLFRELNLMREKQLSLMDLLHHFFTEIKQSTFPSQGKCKVLFICDGLDECRLQLDFQNNESLTDVTKVTSLDVLLTNVIKGNLLPSALLWITSRPAAANKIPPECVDRVTEVQGFNDPQKEEYFRKRISDQNLASRVVSHVKLSRSLHIMCHIPVFCWIAATVLAVILGSSGGGQIPKTLTEMYTYFLIFQTKQRSLKFENVQDLDPQWNQKVILGLGKLAYEQLEKGNLIFYEEDLKESGIDVREAAVCSGICSQIFQEESGLYQGKVFCFVHLSVQEYLAALYVFLMMAVKGKDIISRHQAPEKSLTLWKRILNVSPSMEESMIILHKSAVDKALEHEDGRLDLFLRFLLGLSLESNQTLLHGLLQRGQNQMGNEETISYIKEKIREVPSSERVINLFHCLHELNDHSLVEEVQSFLSAGTLSGAELSPAQWSALVFVLLTSEQKLDEFDLKKYIRSDEGLLRLQPVVEESQKAQLNSCGLTERSCTALACILSKPSSKLKNVDLSDNSIGDIGVQELCSGLKNPNCALETLSLSNCSITEEGFSSLASALRSNPSHMSELWLNGNKAGDSGVKHLSSLLENPNCKLENSLKERPKII